Below is a window of Pseudarthrobacter equi DNA.
CTGGCCCTGGGGCACGCCTACGGTGCCTCCGGCGCCGTCCTGGTGACCAGGCTGCTGGCCCAGGCGCGCCGGGCGGGAACACCCGGGAGCCTGGGGCTGGCCATGATCAGCAGCGCCGGCGGCATGGGAACGGCGGCCCTGCTGCGCTACGGGCGCCTGGACTGACCCGCAGCCCGCTCAGTCCCCGGGCCCGCGGTCTTCCGCGTCTCCAAGCCCCCTGGCGGCGAGCGCTTCGCCGGTCTGGCGGGCGTAGGCCACCGAGGTGATGAAAACCGGCAGGACCAATGCCCGCGGGTTCCGCTCCAGCCCCCGCGCCCTGGCGGAGTCCCTGACGTCGGCGAAGGTTCCGGCGATGTAGGGGATGCTGCGCAGCATGACCCCGATGGTGAGCGCGAACCGCTCCGGATCGGCGCCGAACCGCTGGAATGGAGTGGCGGCCGCAACCACGCCGTCCAGGAGCCGCTGCACGGGGGTGGTTGCGGTCAGCAGGGACGCGGCCACCACGCAGACCAGGATGTTCAGGACAATCCTGCCCGCTGTGGGCGCACCGAGCTGCCACCACTGGAAGAGCCCGATCACCAGGAGCACCGGAAGCAGCGGGCGGACCGCGCGCCACAGCCGCTTCGGTCCGGCTCCGGTCAGGAGGAACAGCCCGCACAGCGCAGCCAGCACCGCCAGGGATACGCGCCAGTCGACAACCAGGAACGATGCCAGCCCGCAGGCGAACACCAGAAGGAACTTCAGGGCCAGGGGTGACCGGTGAATAAAGGAGTTTCCCGGCACATAGTTGGCCAGCAGGAAACCGTGACCCCTCATGGCGTGCCCGGACCGCGGACCGGGCCGGCGGGGTGCCGCATCCCGTCCAGGCACAGGGCACGGTAGAACGCGACGGCGTCTGCCGGGGCGCCGTCGTATGCCACCGTCCCGTCCTCCACTACCAGGACCCGGTCCATGTCCAGGGCGAGCTCGAGGTCGTGGGTGGACATGATGACCTGCTGTTCCAGTCCCGCAAGGGTGTGGCGCAGCAGTTCCCGGTTCCTGAGATCCAGGAGCGTGGACGGTTCATCGAGGACCAGCACCGCCGGCTCCACCGCCAGGACCGCCGCGAGCGCCATCAGCTGGCGTTCCCCGCCGGAGAGTTCGTAGATGCTTTGGTCTGCCAGGGGCAGCAGCCCAAGCCGGTGGAGCGCGGCTTCGGCCATGGCCTGCCGTTCGCGGCCGTTCCGGACAGAGCGGCGCAGCGACAGCTCAACATCCTCGCGGCCGGTGGGCATGACCAGCTGGGACAGCGGGTCGGTGAAGACGAAACCGACGCTCCGGCGGACTTTCCGGACCGCGCGGACTGTGTCGTCGCCGTCGACCGCTACTGTGCCTGCCGTGGGCTGGACGAGCCCGTTCACCAGGCGCAGCAGCGTGGACTTTCCGGACCCATTGGCACCGATGACGCCCACTCGGCGTTCGGCCAGGCGGAGGTTCACGCTGTCAAGGAGGACCTTGGGCGCAGGGGAGTGGTCCGACTCCACGGCGACTGTTACCTGGTCAAAGGTGACTACGGGCATTGGCGTACGTCCTAGGCCTTGGCCGGCTGGACAGGCTGGTTGCTGCGGCGGGCGCGGCGGACAAGGACGTCCGGGAAAGCGCGGTGCAGGGCAACGGCGATGCCTGCGGCGAGGATGTTCTTGATGATGTCCCCGGGGTAGAAGACGAGGTCGCTGAGGAAGGCCTGGCCGAGGGTGGCCTTCGTGTTAAGGGCGATGCCCGCGACGCCCAGGGTGTGGACGGTGAGGATGCTGGTGACCGTGGCGGCGAGGAAAAACCACAGCGCGCGGGCCTTGGTGGTGCGGCGGATCACGACGGTTGCCAGCCAGCCGACAAGTGCGGCAGCGATGGGGAACGCGATGATGTAGCCCGCAGACGGGCCGGCGAGGATGCCCAGGCCGCTGCGGCCCTGGCTGAAGATGGGCAGTCCGGCAAGGCCCAGGAGGGTGTAGAGGCCGACGGCGGCGAAGCCCCTACCCGGTCCGAGCACCAGGCCGGTGAGCATCACGGCGAGGGTCTGAAAGGTGATGGGCACGCCGAAGCCGTTGACGGCCAGGCCGGGTACGAGCGCGGCGCCGGCTACCAGTGCAGCGAAGACGCCGATCAGGCCCAGGTCTGTGGCGTTCCAGCGGCGGCGTTTGGAGGAATGGCTGGAGGTGACGGCGGTGTCGGTGTTGCTCATTGAAGTCCTGTCGGGGTTGTACAAGCGGAATCTAATGTACTGCCGACGTTACTGGGACGGAACAGGGCCCATTTTGTAGGGGATCTACTAAGCAGCGGGCCCGAAGATTGGCGGCAGGGGACAACTGCCGGCAGAACCGCCTGATGAGCTGGTTTGACGCGGAGGGAGGGACGGCACGCGGACGTGCCGTCCCTTCCCCGGTCCCTCCCTAGTTCAGCGCGGGGGTATCAGCGGGAATCACGCCGGCCCCGTACAGGTCCGTGGCAAGGTCCCGCAACGCCCGGAGTGCCACCCGTTGGGTGAAGGGGCCGTACGACACCCGCGCCACGCCAAGTTCCTGGAGTTGCGCTGCCGGGAGCGCCCCGGGGGCTCCAATAATGGACAGCTTTCCGCGGCCGAGCCCGTCAACGAGGGGTTCGATGACGTCCCGGGTCAGGGCGCCCGGGACAAAGACCAGTGCCGCACCGGCGTCGAGGAAGGCACGGCCCCGGGCGATGGCATCCTCGATGCTGTCCTTGACCGGCCGGTCCCCGGCACGGACCAGCGCGTCGGTGCGGGCATTGAGCTGGAAGGGCACCCCTTCGGCAGCGGCTGCGGCCACTATCGCCTGCACCCGGGAAACGGCTTCATCAAAGGGCCGCAGCCTGTCTTCAACGTTGGCCCCGGCCACGCCGATCCCGATGGCGCGCCGGATAGTCTCGGCAGGGTCCTCGTAGCCGTCGTCGAGGTCTGCAGTGACAGGCAGGTCCACGGCGTCCACGATTCGCCTGACGCCCGCCAGGGCAACGTCCAGGGGCATGGTTCCATCCGCATAACCCAGCGCGGCTGCGATCGAATGCCCTGCGGTGGCGATCGCCTTGGTCTCCGGGAGGCCAGCGACGGTTGCCGCGCTGATGGCATCCCACACGTTGACCACCTGGAGGATTTCCGGTGCTTCGTGGAGGGCCTTCAGCTGCTGTGCACGCTCTGCTGTGGTCGTTTCAGTCATCCGTGTTTCTTCCTCATCCATAGGGTTGGCACTAACTGTCATTGCACTTCCTACCTACACACATGCAGCGGCCTCAAGGCAAGGCAAT
It encodes the following:
- a CDS encoding energy-coupling factor transporter transmembrane component T family protein gives rise to the protein MRGHGFLLANYVPGNSFIHRSPLALKFLLVFACGLASFLVVDWRVSLAVLAALCGLFLLTGAGPKRLWRAVRPLLPVLLVIGLFQWWQLGAPTAGRIVLNILVCVVAASLLTATTPVQRLLDGVVAAATPFQRFGADPERFALTIGVMLRSIPYIAGTFADVRDSARARGLERNPRALVLPVFITSVAYARQTGEALAARGLGDAEDRGPGD
- a CDS encoding energy-coupling factor ABC transporter ATP-binding protein encodes the protein MPVVTFDQVTVAVESDHSPAPKVLLDSVNLRLAERRVGVIGANGSGKSTLLRLVNGLVQPTAGTVAVDGDDTVRAVRKVRRSVGFVFTDPLSQLVMPTGREDVELSLRRSVRNGRERQAMAEAALHRLGLLPLADQSIYELSGGERQLMALAAVLAVEPAVLVLDEPSTLLDLRNRELLRHTLAGLEQQVIMSTHDLELALDMDRVLVVEDGTVAYDGAPADAVAFYRALCLDGMRHPAGPVRGPGTP
- a CDS encoding biotin transporter BioY, with product MSNTDTAVTSSHSSKRRRWNATDLGLIGVFAALVAGAALVPGLAVNGFGVPITFQTLAVMLTGLVLGPGRGFAAVGLYTLLGLAGLPIFSQGRSGLGILAGPSAGYIIAFPIAAALVGWLATVVIRRTTKARALWFFLAATVTSILTVHTLGVAGIALNTKATLGQAFLSDLVFYPGDIIKNILAAGIAVALHRAFPDVLVRRARRSNQPVQPAKA
- a CDS encoding isocitrate lyase/PEP mutase family protein, giving the protein MTETTTAERAQQLKALHEAPEILQVVNVWDAISAATVAGLPETKAIATAGHSIAAALGYADGTMPLDVALAGVRRIVDAVDLPVTADLDDGYEDPAETIRRAIGIGVAGANVEDRLRPFDEAVSRVQAIVAAAAAEGVPFQLNARTDALVRAGDRPVKDSIEDAIARGRAFLDAGAALVFVPGALTRDVIEPLVDGLGRGKLSIIGAPGALPAAQLQELGVARVSYGPFTQRVALRALRDLATDLYGAGVIPADTPALN